One segment of Cucurbita pepo subsp. pepo cultivar mu-cu-16 unplaced genomic scaffold, ASM280686v2 Cp4.1_scaffold000490, whole genome shotgun sequence DNA contains the following:
- the LOC111785440 gene encoding UBP1-associated protein 2B-like encodes MEGTSKTTKRKLVKKSDNKVDKKLKKELDDPVSSQPHDDASDSDLDDLPKLLEPFSKTQLIELICTTALKDANLEAQIRAAADRDVTHRKIFVHGLGWDTTKETLTSVFESFGEIEDCNVVLDKNTGKAKGYGFILFKSRQGATKALKEPRKKINNRMASCQLASVGSVPPPQSQEVGPRKIYVANVHHNVDAERLRTFFAKFGELEMGPIGFDPETGKSRGYAIFIYRTNEGARRALEEPHKVFEGNKLHCQRAAEGKNKNQNSTQAVQSLAQTQPPMMAAMATASNLPLFAQHPSLNPVCGGFGNPALGGGMLNQGVVPMSQVGLVGSSVGAGIGLSGYSGGSYGLSQLSAGGSSMLGSYGSDSSSLKGLPHIYSSTMLGKAVSDRGPAASGGSLGGYTSYLWYEMFLILFTCRTLSLPFICFNYPFVLSINYSDR; translated from the coding sequence ATGGAGGGAACCAGCAAAACCACCAAAAGAAAGCTGGTCAAGAAATCTGACAACAAGGTCGATAAGAAACTCAAGAAGGAGCTTGATGATCCCGTTTCCTCTCAGCCACATGACGATGCCTCCGACTCCGATTTGGACGATCTTCCCAAACTCCTCGAGCCCTTCTCCAAGACACAACTAATCGAGCTCATCTGCACCACTGCTCTCAAAGATGCTAATCTCGAAGCCCAAATTCGAGCTGCTGCCGACCGTGATGTCACGCACCGCAAGATTTTCGTCCATGGCCTCGGTTGGGACACCACCAAAGAAACCCTAACTTCGGTTTTTGAATCATTTGGTGAAATTGAAGACTGCAATGTGGTTTTGGATAAGAATACAGGGAAAGCTAAGGGCTATGGgtttattttgttcaaatcCCGTCAGGGTGCGACTAAGGCGTTGAAGGAACCTAGGAAGAAGATTAATAACAGGATGGCTTCGTGTCAATTGGCTTCTGTGGGTTCAGTGCCGCCGCCTCAAAGTCAGGAGGTTGGGCCGCGGAAGATTTATGTGGCGAATGTGCACCATAACGTGGATGCTGAGAGGCTTAGGACGTTCTTTGCGAAGTTTGGGGAATTGGAGATGGGTCCGATTGGGTTCGATCCCGAAACAGGGAAATCGAGGGGTTatgctatttttatttacagaACAAATGAAGGTGCGAGGAGGGCTCTTGAGGAGCCACACAAAGTATTCGAAGGGAACAAATTGCATTGCCAGAGGGCGGCTGAGGGGAAGAACAAGAATCAGAATTCGACGCAGGCAGTGCAAAGCTTGGCGCAGACTCAGCCGCCGATGATGGCAGCCATGGCTACAGCTTCAAATTTGCCATTGTTTGCTCAACATCCGAGCCTCAATCCTGTGTGCGGTGGATTTGGGAACCCAGCTTTGGGAGGTGGAATGTTGAACCAGGGAGTAGTTCCCATGAGTCAAGTGGGTCTGGTTGGTAGTTCAGTTGGGGCTGGGATAGGCTTGAGTGGTTACAGTGGGGGTTCATATGGCTTAAGCCAATTAAGTGCCGGTGGTTCGTCAATGCTAGGCTCTTACGGGTCCGATTCTTCATCACTGAAGGGGTTGCCGCACATTTATTCGAGCACAATGCTTGGCAAGGCCGTATCGGATCGGGGTCCGGCGGCTTCTGGTGGGTCTCTTGGAGGATACACATCATATTTATGGTATGAGatgtttcttattctttttactTGCCGCACTTTAAGCCTTCCATTTATATGTTTCAACTATCCATTCGTGCTTAGCATTAATTATAGTGACAGGTAG
- the LOC111785439 gene encoding UBP1-associated protein 2B-like — translation MEGTSKTTKRKLVKKSDNKVDKKLKKELDDPVSSQPHDDASDSDLDDLPKLLEPFSKTQLIELICTTALKDANLEAQIRAAADRDVTHRKIFVHGLGWDTTKETLTSVFESFGEIEDCNVVLDKNTGKAKGYGFILFKSRQGATKALKEPRKKINNRMASCQLASVGSVPPPQSQEVGPRKIYVANVHHNVDAERLRTFFAKFGELEMGPIGFDPETGKSRGYAIFIYRTNEGARRALEEPHKVFEGNKLHCQRAAEGKNKNQNSTQAVQSLAQTQPPMMAAMATASNLPLFAQHPSLNPVCGGFGNPALGGGMLNQGVVPMSQVGLVGSSVGAGIGLSGYSGGSYGLSQLSAGGSSMLGSYGSDSSSLKGLPHIYSSTMLGKAVSDRGPAASGG, via the coding sequence ATGGAGGGAACCAGCAAAACCACCAAAAGAAAGCTGGTCAAGAAATCTGACAACAAGGTCGATAAGAAACTCAAGAAGGAGCTTGATGATCCCGTTTCCTCTCAGCCACACGACGATGCCTCCGACTCCGATTTGGACGATCTTCCCAAACTCCTCGAGCCCTTCTCCAAGACACAACTAATCGAGCTCATCTGCACCACTGCTCTCAAAGATGCTAATCTCGAAGCCCAAATTCGAGCTGCTGCCGACCGTGATGTCACGCACCGCAAGATTTTCGTCCATGGCCTCGGTTGGGACACCACCAAAGAAACCCTAACTTCGGTTTTTGAATCATTTGGTGAAATTGAAGACTGCAATGTGGTTTTGGATAAGAATACAGGGAAAGCTAAGGGCTATGGgtttattttgttcaaatcCCGTCAGGGTGCGACTAAGGCGTTGAAGGAACCTAGGAAGAAGATTAATAACAGGATGGCTTCGTGTCAATTGGCTTCTGTGGGTTCAGTGCCGCCGCCTCAAAGTCAGGAGGTTGGGCCGCGGAAGATTTATGTGGCGAATGTGCACCATAACGTGGATGCTGAGAGGCTTAGGACGTTCTTTGCGAAGTTTGGGGAATTGGAGATGGGTCCGATTGGGTTCGATCCCGAAACAGGGAAATCGAGGGGTTatgctatttttatttacagaACAAATGAAGGTGCGAGGAGGGCTCTTGAGGAGCCACACAAAGTATTCGAAGGGAACAAATTGCATTGCCAGAGGGCGGCTGAGGGGAAGAACAAGAATCAGAATTCGACGCAGGCAGTGCAAAGCTTGGCGCAGACTCAGCCGCCGATGATGGCAGCCATGGCTACAGCTTCAAATTTGCCATTGTTTGCTCAACATCCGAGCCTCAATCCTGTGTGCGGTGGATTTGGGAACCCAGCTTTGGGAGGTGGAATGTTAAACCAGGGAGTAGTTCCCATGAGTCAAGTGGGTCTGGTTGGTAGTTCAGTTGGGGCTGGGATAGGCTTGAGTGGTTACAGTGGGGGTTCATATGGCTTAAGCCAATTAAGTGCCGGTGGTTCGTCAATGCTAGGCTCTTACGGGTCCGATTCTTCATCACTGAAGGGGTTGCCGCACATTTATTCGAGCACAATGCTTGGCAAGGCCGTATCGGATCGGGGTCCGGCGGCTTCTGGTGG